A section of the Metabacillus endolithicus genome encodes:
- a CDS encoding Spo0E family sporulation regulatory protein-aspartic acid phosphatase: MVTALTSNTLELLEKQLEKSISELQEELKKTVKSFGLNSTRTIGKSKQLDKHFRTTSIKAN, encoded by the coding sequence TTGGTTACTGCATTAACATCCAACACTCTAGAACTACTAGAGAAACAACTAGAAAAATCAATTAGCGAACTACAAGAAGAACTAAAGAAAACTGTTAAAAGCTTTGGCCTCAACAGTACTAGAACAATAGGCAAGAGTAAACAATTAGATAAACATTTTCGAACTACAAGTATTAAAGCAAATTAA
- a CDS encoding carbohydrate ABC transporter permease: MEHLNKNKKLLTGVSILVMFIHIIPFYIMVTTALKAKGDFSSKWVFPKELNFQNFSDAWTIANLGPSFVNTTIITVFSAALLIFFGSMAAYPMARRQTTLNKIFYFIFIAIMIIPPLTALVPLYKMVVNIGMMNTYEVAILNNVAAFMPLTIFLYAGFIRSTVPKELEEAAKIDGASTLGTFFRIVFPLLKPVTASVLIIACVFIWNDYQFAIFFLQDKSMHTVTVSLASFFGQNQNNLNLVAAAAILAMLPMTLLFLFLQKYFIAGLSSGSVKG; encoded by the coding sequence ATGGAGCACCTTAATAAGAATAAAAAGCTGCTAACAGGTGTATCAATACTCGTTATGTTCATTCATATTATCCCCTTCTATATTATGGTGACAACTGCTTTAAAGGCTAAGGGGGATTTTAGTTCGAAATGGGTTTTTCCAAAGGAATTAAACTTTCAAAATTTCTCTGATGCCTGGACGATTGCGAATTTAGGTCCGTCGTTTGTGAATACAACGATTATTACCGTTTTCTCAGCTGCTTTGCTTATTTTCTTTGGCTCGATGGCAGCATATCCAATGGCGCGCCGTCAAACAACATTAAATAAGATTTTTTATTTCATCTTCATTGCGATTATGATTATTCCGCCACTAACGGCCTTGGTTCCGTTATATAAAATGGTTGTTAATATTGGAATGATGAATACGTATGAAGTAGCGATTTTAAACAATGTTGCGGCATTTATGCCACTAACGATCTTTTTATATGCAGGATTTATTCGTTCAACTGTTCCTAAAGAGTTGGAAGAAGCTGCAAAAATTGATGGAGCAAGTACACTTGGAACATTCTTTCGAATCGTGTTTCCGTTGCTTAAGCCTGTAACAGCTTCCGTGCTGATTATAGCTTGTGTTTTTATCTGGAATGACTATCAATTTGCTATTTTCTTTTTACAGGATAAGTCCATGCACACTGTAACTGTTTCACTAGCAAGCTTTTTTGGGCAAAATCAAAACAATCTAAACTTAGTAGCAGCTGCGGCGATATTAGCGATGCTGCCAATGACTTTACTGTTTTTATTTCTACAAAAATATTTTATTGCCGGTTTATCTTCTGGATCAGTGAAAGGCTAA
- a CDS encoding DUF3006 domain-containing protein, producing the protein MKSKVYTIDRFEKDLAVLLSRSDETVQVDVPRNQLPDRIEVGSILEVEFTGDGSVLFANVLEDETSTAKNNAQELLNKLANKNRSGT; encoded by the coding sequence GTGAAATCCAAAGTTTACACAATTGACCGCTTTGAAAAGGACTTGGCTGTTTTGCTCTCAAGATCAGATGAAACAGTTCAGGTTGATGTACCGCGCAATCAGTTGCCGGATAGAATAGAAGTAGGTAGTATTCTCGAGGTTGAGTTTACTGGTGACGGGTCTGTTTTATTCGCAAACGTTCTGGAAGACGAAACAAGTACTGCTAAGAATAATGCTCAAGAGTTACTAAATAAACTAGCCAATAAGAATAGAAGCGGGACGTAG
- a CDS encoding MBL fold metallo-hydrolase, with product MTLKRKLVNTLLLGTTLLMAPVVTNASPGGLDSNGGHTCRTNCSQYGLENGEYHYHRNGEIVKVTTPTTNTSTKNTSNVAYQDAVNHGKVLNSKLSAYHQAINSGDIAKINGLYDAFTKQLKLVESKIGKVSGSSNRSSLNEQYVRPAKIAIERTIYEVSQYRLLSVISADIANGNIEKAISNTEKLERLKDRADEIKDAGGYQQLPSGVNKSLRASEANHQGNLLTHLLATYNEAINSGDIYEIDFLYDQFTKQLRITELKIGQVSGPNNRTALNEKYITPAKISVERTIYEVSQLRLMYVIVDLIESGQTSEIDSKFKVLDRLKNRADEIKDAGGYKALPSIIKEDLEGFEGELRNPQDFSDAGLFEAHFIDVGQGDSTLLVTPNGKTVLIDGGKESEADQLIQHLTDLGIQTIDLMVATHPDADHIGGLVPVLEQFEVKKVVDSGKSHTTQTYMDYLALIDQKNIPFEIAQEGSFLNVDSAVTIEVLNSLEESSDTNDSSVVLKVSYDESDFLLTGDADAEIEAEMMAEGYNLDSEVLKVGHHGSDTSTSQAFLEAVNPIIAAVSVGDNSYGHPAPTVMDRLTSYGVELYTTLQSGDIIITTDGQEITVYTER from the coding sequence TTGACACTAAAGAGAAAACTAGTAAACACACTACTATTAGGTACAACATTATTAATGGCTCCAGTTGTAACAAATGCATCTCCAGGTGGATTGGATTCGAACGGTGGTCATACTTGTCGTACCAACTGTTCACAGTACGGCCTAGAAAACGGTGAATATCACTATCACAGAAATGGTGAGATTGTTAAGGTTACTACTCCAACTACAAACACATCTACAAAAAATACGAGCAATGTAGCTTACCAAGATGCTGTAAATCATGGTAAGGTCCTCAATTCCAAATTATCAGCTTATCATCAGGCAATAAATAGTGGAGATATTGCGAAGATAAATGGACTATATGATGCTTTTACGAAGCAATTAAAATTAGTAGAGTCAAAGATTGGTAAGGTATCTGGTTCATCTAATCGCTCAAGCTTAAATGAGCAGTATGTAAGACCTGCAAAAATTGCGATTGAAAGAACAATTTATGAAGTGTCACAGTACCGTTTGTTAAGTGTTATTAGTGCAGATATTGCAAATGGTAATATTGAAAAAGCTATTTCAAATACAGAAAAGCTTGAGCGTTTAAAGGATCGAGCTGATGAGATTAAAGATGCTGGTGGCTATCAACAGCTGCCAAGTGGAGTGAATAAATCATTACGTGCTTCTGAGGCTAACCACCAAGGAAATCTTCTTACTCATTTACTTGCAACATATAATGAAGCAATAAATAGCGGTGATATTTATGAAATTGACTTCCTTTATGATCAATTTACAAAGCAGTTACGCATCACTGAATTAAAAATTGGACAAGTTTCAGGTCCGAATAATCGTACAGCGTTAAATGAAAAATATATTACACCAGCCAAAATCTCAGTTGAACGCACGATCTACGAGGTTTCACAGCTTCGTTTAATGTACGTGATCGTTGACTTAATTGAGAGTGGTCAAACAAGTGAAATTGACTCGAAATTTAAAGTATTAGATCGTTTAAAAAATAGAGCAGATGAAATCAAGGATGCAGGTGGCTACAAAGCACTTCCTTCTATTATTAAAGAAGATCTAGAAGGCTTTGAAGGAGAGTTAAGAAATCCTCAAGATTTTTCAGATGCAGGACTTTTTGAAGCTCATTTCATTGATGTTGGACAAGGTGACAGTACGTTATTAGTTACTCCTAACGGTAAAACAGTTTTAATTGACGGTGGTAAAGAATCTGAAGCAGATCAATTGATTCAACACCTTACAGACTTAGGAATCCAAACGATTGATTTAATGGTTGCCACTCACCCTGACGCCGACCATATCGGTGGACTGGTTCCTGTTTTAGAACAATTTGAAGTGAAAAAAGTGGTTGATTCAGGTAAATCACATACAACTCAAACATATATGGATTACTTGGCACTTATCGATCAGAAGAATATTCCGTTTGAAATTGCACAAGAGGGTTCATTTTTGAATGTAGATTCTGCAGTTACGATTGAGGTTTTAAACTCTTTAGAAGAAAGCAGTGATACAAACGATTCATCTGTCGTTTTGAAGGTTTCATATGATGAATCAGATTTCTTACTAACTGGTGATGCGGATGCTGAAATTGAAGCAGAAATGATGGCAGAAGGATACAATCTCGACTCAGAAGTGTTAAAGGTTGGCCACCACGGTTCTGACACATCAACATCACAAGCATTCCTAGAAGCAGTTAATCCAATCATAGCCGCTGTCTCTGTGGGAGATAATAGCTACGGACACCCTGCCCCAACTGTTATGGATCGTCTAACAAGCTATGGAGTAGAACTCTACACAACACTCCAAAGCGGCGACATCATCATCACAACAGACGGACAGGAAATCACAGTTTACACAGAACGTTAA
- a CDS encoding LacI family DNA-binding transcriptional regulator has product MATIKEIAAKANVASSTVSRVLNNDPSLSVADETRARILDIAKELGYTTLKERKGTQSSFPEKQPRIGISFVHTLEEKIDGVEDPYFTAIRKGVENECANQGIYANKMIRMSDDDKAFDHELDGLIVVGGTSMEVLESIRKIKNVVFINHCPDEENFDCVVIDFEKATENALTHLFNQGYKKIGYLGGTERDYLSDHKVVVNKRFSTYKKILESKGTFCEEYVVIGEYTMTQGYDLMKEFIKKGNLPEAFFVASDSMAIGAMHALQEANIKVPEDLAIVGFNDIQMARFASTPLTTVKVYTEQMGRVGVQLLLDKMNGREIPLKVTVPTKLTVRQSCGANR; this is encoded by the coding sequence ATGGCAACGATAAAAGAAATAGCAGCTAAAGCAAATGTGGCTAGTTCCACTGTTTCAAGAGTGTTAAATAATGATCCGAGTTTATCGGTAGCTGATGAAACAAGAGCACGCATCTTAGATATAGCTAAAGAGCTTGGATATACGACGTTAAAAGAAAGAAAAGGTACACAAAGTTCTTTTCCTGAAAAACAACCAAGAATAGGAATTTCATTTGTTCATACGTTAGAGGAAAAAATAGATGGAGTTGAAGACCCTTATTTTACCGCGATAAGAAAAGGGGTGGAAAATGAGTGCGCTAATCAGGGGATTTATGCAAACAAAATGATCAGAATGTCAGATGATGATAAAGCCTTTGATCACGAATTAGATGGACTGATTGTAGTAGGTGGAACTAGTATGGAGGTTCTTGAGAGTATTAGGAAAATAAAAAATGTTGTGTTTATCAATCATTGTCCTGACGAGGAAAATTTCGATTGTGTTGTGATTGATTTTGAAAAGGCAACCGAAAATGCTTTAACACATTTGTTTAACCAAGGATATAAGAAAATTGGATATCTTGGCGGAACAGAAAGAGATTACTTATCCGATCATAAAGTCGTTGTGAATAAACGATTTTCAACCTATAAGAAGATTCTTGAGTCAAAAGGAACGTTTTGTGAGGAGTATGTCGTCATTGGCGAGTACACTATGACTCAAGGGTACGACCTTATGAAGGAGTTCATCAAAAAAGGAAATTTACCTGAAGCTTTTTTCGTCGCATCAGATTCCATGGCAATCGGCGCGATGCATGCTTTACAAGAAGCTAATATAAAAGTACCAGAAGATCTGGCTATTGTAGGTTTTAATGATATTCAAATGGCACGATTTGCAAGTACTCCGTTAACTACTGTAAAAGTATATACAGAACAAATGGGAAGAGTTGGTGTTCAGTTGTTACTTGATAAAATGAATGGGAGAGAAATTCCTTTGAAGGTAACGGTTCCAACAAAGCTTACGGTACGTCAAAGCTGTGGTGCAAATCGATAA
- a CDS encoding methyl-accepting chemotaxis protein, with the protein MLFKRFKNLKLGVKYNLALSISIILFTISAFFIYNEMQEIQDQLSALERRSERAVKTADMAGIFRDKDGRIADYINSPDEKFVTDFEEKRALFNSLQEELKSSIDTKREEELFTFIQNSDNEMNKVFLEEIVPEVESGSTEGLDAKRKLTQALSNEVVGHLVELKEMINEARDKAIVATEASIKETIIIIFSAILFNIIIGVIIAFFVNRQIKQKLNNVINMATEISNGNLLVEESDYDSKDEIGQLSVAMNSMLINLRDMIKQISSVSENVSGQSLVLTQSSAEVREGSSQVAVTMQELSAGAETQANDASDLAETMSGFVDKIKESNSFGETIVFSAVSAQGLTEEGTRLMESSISQMDKINTIVKESVDKVKQLDTQSKEISNLVGVIQSIAEQTNLLALNAAIEAARAGEHGKGFAVVASEVRKLAEQVTLSVSDITGIVSSIQKESNNVVLSLEEGYSEVEKGTSDIQTTGKTFGEIHQAITEVVDKIQGVAMRLSDIDIECGKMNNSISNIASISEESAAGIEQTSASIQQTSTSMEEIARSAEGLSELSDDLNGLIKRFEA; encoded by the coding sequence ATGTTATTTAAACGATTTAAAAACCTTAAACTTGGTGTGAAGTATAATCTTGCACTTAGCATCTCGATTATCCTTTTCACGATTTCTGCATTTTTTATATACAATGAAATGCAAGAAATACAAGATCAATTATCTGCACTTGAGAGAAGATCAGAACGAGCAGTGAAAACAGCTGATATGGCGGGTATCTTTAGAGATAAAGATGGACGAATCGCGGATTATATTAATTCACCAGACGAAAAATTTGTTACTGACTTTGAAGAAAAAAGAGCACTATTTAATAGTCTTCAAGAAGAACTAAAAAGTTCAATTGATACTAAGAGAGAAGAAGAGCTTTTCACTTTTATTCAAAATAGTGATAACGAAATGAATAAAGTGTTTTTGGAAGAAATTGTTCCAGAAGTAGAAAGTGGGAGTACAGAAGGTCTTGATGCAAAAAGAAAGTTAACTCAGGCATTGAGTAATGAGGTAGTGGGTCATTTAGTAGAGCTAAAGGAAATGATTAACGAAGCCCGTGATAAAGCGATAGTTGCAACAGAGGCTAGTATTAAAGAGACGATCATAATCATCTTCAGTGCTATTCTCTTTAATATCATCATAGGAGTTATTATTGCATTTTTTGTAAACCGTCAGATTAAGCAAAAATTAAATAATGTTATCAATATGGCAACCGAGATCTCAAATGGAAATTTATTAGTAGAAGAAAGTGATTATGATAGTAAAGATGAAATTGGTCAACTTAGTGTGGCGATGAACTCTATGTTGATTAATTTAAGAGACATGATCAAGCAAATTTCTTCTGTTTCGGAAAATGTATCAGGACAAAGTTTAGTGCTAACTCAATCTTCAGCTGAAGTAAGAGAAGGAAGCAGCCAAGTGGCAGTCACGATGCAAGAATTATCAGCTGGTGCAGAAACCCAAGCGAATGATGCATCAGATTTGGCAGAAACAATGAGTGGCTTTGTAGATAAAATTAAAGAATCCAATTCTTTTGGAGAAACCATTGTGTTTTCTGCAGTTTCAGCACAAGGACTTACAGAGGAAGGCACTAGACTTATGGAATCTTCCATTAGTCAGATGGATAAAATCAATACAATTGTGAAAGAGTCTGTTGATAAAGTAAAACAACTAGATACTCAATCAAAGGAAATATCAAACTTAGTAGGCGTTATTCAATCCATTGCTGAACAAACAAATTTACTTGCTTTAAATGCAGCAATAGAGGCAGCTAGAGCAGGGGAGCATGGTAAGGGATTCGCTGTTGTAGCCAGTGAGGTTCGTAAGCTGGCTGAGCAAGTTACTTTATCTGTTTCTGATATAACTGGAATTGTGTCTAGCATTCAAAAGGAATCTAACAATGTTGTGTTGTCTTTAGAAGAAGGCTACAGTGAAGTGGAAAAAGGAACAAGTGATATTCAAACTACCGGTAAAACATTTGGAGAAATTCATCAGGCTATTACTGAAGTTGTTGATAAAATTCAAGGTGTTGCCATGAGATTAAGTGATATTGACATTGAATGTGGAAAAATGAACAACTCGATTTCAAATATAGCATCAATTTCAGAGGAATCAGCCGCAGGAATTGAGCAAACATCTGCTTCAATCCAGCAAACAAGCACTTCTATGGAAGAAATAGCCAGAAGTGCAGAAGGGCTATCGGAATTATCTGATGACCTAAATGGCTTGATTAAAAGATTTGAGGCTTAA
- a CDS encoding class I SAM-dependent methyltransferase, with product MKNIKNRLLSIEEKWQEGIKDWQGNLPERMVNDQSEENFWQELLKKKENIGKPDSYAIEIMKHVSSLIDDQDELLEIGPGWGNYTFSFAERVKKLALVDSSSAILDFLKGELHKRNMTDVEFIHEKWEHIELNKNYDVIFGFNCFYRMFEIKKALLHIHKHAKRLAIVGMTTGPIQPHYLELHEQYGIEVKFPRKDYIDLLNLLYELGIHADCKIIPLSRTQVYSSYEECLEKNMSKILTKDVDLSLVEDVLSKYIVCENGKFIYRNEYNAALLSWRPR from the coding sequence ATGAAAAATATAAAGAATAGGTTACTGAGTATTGAAGAAAAGTGGCAGGAAGGGATAAAAGACTGGCAAGGAAATCTGCCTGAGAGAATGGTAAATGATCAGAGTGAGGAGAATTTTTGGCAGGAGTTGCTAAAAAAGAAAGAGAATATCGGTAAACCAGATTCTTATGCTATAGAAATAATGAAGCATGTTTCAAGTTTAATAGATGATCAAGATGAACTACTAGAAATTGGACCAGGATGGGGAAATTATACATTTTCCTTTGCTGAAAGAGTAAAGAAGCTAGCACTTGTGGATAGTTCTTCAGCAATTCTTGATTTTTTAAAGGGAGAGTTACATAAACGAAATATGACGGACGTTGAGTTCATTCATGAAAAGTGGGAACATATAGAGCTAAATAAAAACTATGATGTGATCTTTGGATTCAATTGCTTTTATCGGATGTTTGAAATTAAAAAAGCATTGCTTCATATTCATAAACATGCGAAACGCTTAGCAATCGTTGGGATGACAACAGGCCCAATACAGCCACATTACCTAGAACTTCATGAACAATATGGTATTGAGGTGAAGTTTCCACGTAAAGATTATATTGATTTGCTCAATCTATTATATGAACTAGGAATTCATGCAGATTGTAAGATCATTCCTTTATCCAGAACACAGGTATATTCATCGTATGAAGAATGCTTAGAGAAAAATATGAGTAAAATTCTAACCAAAGATGTGGATCTATCATTGGTGGAGGATGTTCTAAGTAAATATATTGTGTGTGAGAATGGGAAGTTTATTTATAGGAATGAGTATAATGCGGCTTTGCTTAGCTGGAGACCTAGATAG
- a CDS encoding LuxR C-terminal-related transcriptional regulator — protein MVNVLVVDDHIAVTEGTKAILETCDDIFVDTLSPPFSIDLIKDKDYAKYDVILMDINLGLDQNGIEVSKLILKDQPDCKIIIYTGYDIEDYFVEAVKNGIFGAINKNTTKQNIITYINHVLNGDIVMSLELCKRSLKTSAKPPREKVGYTERERKILELLGEGLTNQEIADKIYVSKRTVEYSITEIFNKLNVSSRAEAVLIAKSEGLL, from the coding sequence GTGGTTAATGTATTAGTTGTTGATGATCATATCGCAGTAACTGAAGGAACGAAGGCTATATTAGAAACGTGTGATGACATTTTTGTTGATACTTTGTCGCCCCCTTTTTCTATTGATTTGATTAAGGACAAAGATTATGCAAAGTACGATGTTATTTTAATGGATATTAATTTAGGTTTGGATCAAAACGGAATTGAAGTGTCTAAACTCATTCTGAAGGACCAGCCTGATTGCAAAATCATTATTTACACGGGATATGATATTGAGGATTATTTTGTAGAGGCTGTTAAAAATGGGATTTTCGGAGCAATAAATAAAAATACGACGAAACAGAATATCATTACTTATATTAACCATGTTCTTAACGGTGATATTGTGATGTCATTAGAACTTTGCAAAAGATCGTTAAAGACTTCCGCAAAACCACCAAGAGAGAAAGTCGGCTACACGGAGCGAGAGCGGAAAATCCTAGAATTATTAGGAGAAGGTCTAACGAATCAGGAGATTGCAGATAAAATCTACGTGAGTAAACGAACAGTAGAGTATTCCATTACTGAGATATTCAATAAATTGAATGTATCGTCACGAGCAGAGGCGGTTTTAATCGCAAAATCTGAAGGATTGTTATAA